One genomic region from Rhodoligotrophos appendicifer encodes:
- a CDS encoding MarR family winged helix-turn-helix transcriptional regulator, producing MKSSLSTIQALRLWQAVNLEQVLDDQPDLSVRQVTILLTVYLEPPPHTVRGLAAKLSVSKPVITRALDSMGKLELISRRRDESDRRNVLIQRTVKGSLYLERLADVIAKHAGGLTP from the coding sequence GTGAAGTCTTCCCTGAGCACGATCCAGGCACTGAGGCTCTGGCAGGCGGTCAATCTCGAGCAGGTCCTCGATGACCAGCCGGACCTGTCGGTACGTCAGGTCACGATACTGCTGACGGTCTATCTGGAGCCTCCGCCCCACACGGTCCGCGGCCTTGCTGCGAAACTCTCGGTATCGAAGCCGGTGATCACCAGGGCTCTGGACAGCATGGGGAAACTGGAGTTGATCAGTCGTCGACGTGACGAAAGCGATCGCCGGAACGTCCTCATTCAGCGTACGGTCAAGGGGTCGCTTTATCTGGAGCGGTTGGCCGATGTCATTGCCAAGCATGCTGGAGGTTTGACGCCATGA
- a CDS encoding NlpC/P60 family protein has product MSLQLDPRLHPYRSDLAAKWLEGQVEADRFVDARKMQVSAPSAPMRNRPRFDASFATEALLGETVHVLDQHEGWAWCQLEDDGYVGYMSIDALSEADALPTHKVAVPFTTLYPAPDIKTQPARPIGMGAKLAVTGQAGKFSALSNGHFVFSGHLLPMGETRADFVEIAEGLLRVPYVWGGKQWTGIDCSGLVQLAMQTAGLRCPRDSDMQEASLGQSIDTHGFDELHRGDLVFWPGHVGMMVDADILLHATAHYMQVVMEPLFEAVERIREGGTEIRSIRRV; this is encoded by the coding sequence ATGAGCTTGCAGCTGGATCCCAGACTCCACCCTTACCGAAGCGACCTCGCCGCCAAATGGCTGGAGGGACAGGTCGAGGCCGACCGCTTCGTCGACGCCAGGAAGATGCAGGTTTCTGCACCTTCGGCACCGATGCGGAATCGTCCGCGCTTTGATGCGTCCTTCGCCACCGAAGCCTTGCTGGGGGAAACGGTCCACGTCCTGGACCAGCATGAGGGTTGGGCGTGGTGCCAGCTCGAGGATGACGGTTATGTCGGCTATATGTCCATCGATGCCTTGAGCGAGGCAGACGCACTGCCCACCCATAAGGTGGCCGTGCCGTTCACGACCCTCTATCCAGCGCCGGACATCAAGACGCAACCCGCCCGCCCCATCGGCATGGGAGCGAAGCTCGCAGTTACGGGCCAGGCGGGGAAGTTCTCTGCCCTGAGCAACGGACACTTCGTGTTCTCGGGGCACCTTCTGCCGATGGGCGAGACTCGCGCGGATTTTGTGGAGATCGCAGAGGGTCTCCTGCGCGTCCCCTATGTCTGGGGCGGAAAGCAATGGACCGGGATCGACTGCTCGGGTCTCGTTCAACTCGCGATGCAGACGGCCGGCTTGCGCTGCCCCCGCGACAGCGACATGCAGGAGGCGAGCCTCGGCCAGTCCATCGATACGCACGGTTTCGATGAGCTTCACCGGGGCGATCTCGTCTTCTGGCCTGGCCATGTGGGCATGATGGTCGATGCCGACATCTTGCTCCATGCCACCGCGCATTACATGCAGGTCGTCATGGAGCCGCTGTTCGAAGCCGTTGAACGCATCCGCGAAGGAGGCACCGAGATCAGAAGCATTCGGCGGGTTTAG
- the pheT gene encoding phenylalanine--tRNA ligase subunit beta — protein sequence MKFTLSWLKDYLDTDASLEEILDGLVGCGFEVEGVTDMRDVLAPFKVAYVREAVQHPNAERLRVCTVETEEGILQVVCGAPNARTGLRGIFAPVGSHVPGTGLDLVKAEIRGVTSNGMLCSERELLISEDHDGIIDLAEDFAVGTPAAVALGLDDPVLDVAVTPNRPDALGIYGIARDLAAKGLGTLKPLAAAPVPGGFTSPISVSISFPEGCPMFVGRMIRGVKNGASPLWLQRRLRAIGLRPISALVDVTNYVTHAYGRPLHVFDADKVTGNISARDARAGETFLALDGKTYTLEPGMTVIADDAGPEAIGGIIGGEHSGCSDETVNVFLESAYFDAIRTAATGRKLGVQTDARYRFERGADPRFVQNGAEIGTAMILDLCGGEASELVIAGQVPAHERSFMLRKDRVKTLGGLEVAPERQKAILTALGFDVTDTPAGFSCAVPSWRPDVHGEADLVEEICRIVGLDNVPSVAMERPDAVARPVLTPLQRRASMAEHVLAARGLNEAVTWSFVSKRQAELFGGGQPALELANPISSELSDMRPSLLPTLIAAVGRNIARGFSDVGLFEVGQAYAGDEPEDETLRATGVRRGRMGPRHWSAQPRAVDLFDAKADALALLDAIGASLESIQVVAGAPAWFHPGRSGTLQLGPKNQLGWFGEVHPRVLDALDVKGPLVAFELVLNAVPEKRSKGTARPALAQSDLMALTRDFAFVLDSKVPADKLVRAVKGVDKQLITGVAVFDLFEGEAAEKALGTGKKSIAVEVTLQPKAKTLTEEEIEAVAAKIIAAVEKATGGQLRG from the coding sequence ATGAAGTTCACCCTGAGCTGGCTCAAGGACTATCTCGATACCGACGCCTCCCTGGAGGAGATCCTCGACGGTCTCGTCGGGTGCGGTTTCGAGGTCGAGGGTGTCACCGACATGCGCGATGTCTTGGCACCGTTCAAAGTCGCCTATGTGCGCGAGGCGGTTCAGCATCCCAATGCCGAGCGGCTGCGGGTCTGCACGGTTGAGACGGAGGAGGGCATCCTGCAGGTTGTCTGCGGTGCACCGAATGCGCGGACCGGCCTCCGCGGCATCTTCGCACCCGTCGGATCGCATGTGCCGGGGACCGGCCTCGACCTGGTGAAGGCCGAGATCCGTGGGGTCACGTCGAACGGAATGCTGTGCTCCGAGCGCGAGCTGCTGATCTCGGAAGACCATGACGGCATCATCGACCTGGCGGAGGACTTCGCCGTAGGAACGCCCGCCGCGGTGGCGTTAGGCTTAGACGATCCCGTGCTGGATGTTGCCGTCACACCCAACAGGCCAGATGCCCTCGGGATTTACGGCATCGCGCGTGATCTTGCCGCCAAGGGGCTCGGGACGCTGAAGCCGCTTGCGGCTGCTCCTGTACCCGGCGGCTTCACCTCGCCGATCAGCGTCTCGATCAGTTTTCCCGAGGGATGCCCGATGTTCGTCGGCCGCATGATCCGCGGCGTGAAGAACGGGGCCTCACCTCTGTGGCTGCAGCGGCGCCTGCGGGCCATCGGATTGCGGCCGATTTCGGCCCTGGTCGACGTCACCAATTATGTCACTCATGCCTATGGCCGTCCGCTGCATGTCTTCGACGCGGACAAGGTGACCGGCAACATCTCGGCGCGCGATGCTCGAGCTGGCGAGACGTTCCTGGCTCTCGACGGCAAAACCTACACGCTGGAGCCGGGCATGACGGTCATCGCCGACGATGCCGGCCCGGAAGCCATTGGCGGCATCATCGGCGGGGAACATTCCGGCTGCAGCGACGAGACGGTGAACGTCTTCCTGGAATCCGCCTATTTCGATGCGATCCGGACGGCCGCCACGGGGCGGAAGCTGGGCGTTCAGACGGATGCCCGCTATCGCTTCGAGCGCGGGGCGGATCCCCGGTTCGTACAAAACGGTGCCGAGATCGGCACGGCCATGATCCTCGATCTCTGCGGCGGTGAAGCGTCGGAGCTGGTCATTGCCGGGCAGGTTCCCGCCCATGAGCGTAGCTTCATGCTGCGCAAGGACCGGGTAAAGACCCTGGGCGGTCTCGAGGTTGCGCCCGAACGGCAGAAGGCGATCCTCACGGCGCTCGGCTTCGACGTCACCGACACGCCAGCAGGTTTTTCCTGTGCCGTTCCGTCGTGGCGGCCGGATGTCCACGGTGAAGCGGATCTGGTGGAGGAAATCTGCCGTATCGTCGGCCTCGACAACGTCCCGTCCGTTGCCATGGAGCGGCCAGATGCCGTGGCGAGGCCGGTTCTGACACCCCTGCAGAGGCGCGCCTCCATGGCCGAGCATGTGCTCGCCGCCCGAGGCCTCAACGAAGCGGTGACCTGGTCGTTCGTATCGAAGCGGCAGGCGGAGCTGTTCGGCGGTGGACAGCCGGCGCTTGAGCTCGCCAATCCGATCTCGTCGGAGCTCTCGGACATGCGACCGTCACTCCTGCCGACCCTGATCGCCGCGGTCGGGCGCAATATCGCCCGTGGTTTCAGCGATGTCGGCCTGTTCGAGGTCGGTCAGGCCTATGCCGGAGACGAGCCGGAGGACGAGACGCTGCGTGCGACCGGCGTGCGCAGGGGCCGCATGGGGCCTCGGCACTGGTCGGCACAGCCTCGGGCGGTCGATCTCTTCGACGCCAAGGCCGATGCTCTGGCCCTTCTCGATGCCATCGGCGCGTCGCTCGAGTCGATCCAGGTCGTCGCGGGCGCACCTGCCTGGTTCCATCCCGGGCGCTCCGGCACATTGCAACTGGGTCCAAAGAATCAGCTGGGCTGGTTCGGCGAGGTACACCCCCGCGTGCTCGACGCGCTCGACGTCAAGGGGCCGCTGGTTGCCTTCGAGCTGGTGCTCAACGCCGTTCCGGAGAAGCGCTCGAAGGGGACTGCAAGACCGGCGCTTGCCCAGTCCGATCTGATGGCGTTGACCCGCGACTTCGCCTTTGTTCTCGACAGCAAGGTTCCTGCCGACAAGCTCGTTCGGGCCGTCAAGGGGGTCGATAAGCAATTGATTACCGGCGTCGCCGTCTTCGACCTCTTTGAAGGAGAGGCTGCGGAGAAGGCATTGGGTACGGGCAAGAAGTCGATCGCTGTCGAGGTCACCCTGCAGCCCAAAGCCAAGACCCTCACCGAGGAGGAAATCGAAGCGGTGGCCGCCAAGATCATCGCGGCGGTCGAGAAGGCGACGGGTGGACAGCTGCGAGGTTAG
- the pheS gene encoding phenylalanine--tRNA ligase subunit alpha, translating to MEEIATLEREILAAIGGAADEQALEAARIAVLGKKGSVAELMKGLGAMSPEERKTQGPLLNGLKDRVTEALLRRRDALKETALDARLAAETVDVTLPVRPEMRGTIHPVRHVYDEVIQIFGDLGFAVAEGPHIEDDFYNFTALNIPPEHPARQEHDTFYLRERADGTRKVLRTHTSPVQIRTMMAQQPPIRIIAPGRTFRSDSDQTHTPMFHQIEGLVIDETTHLGHLKWVLEEFCKAFFEVDKVKMRFRASHFPFTEPSMEVDIGYARDGAQIRIGEGDSWLEILGSGMVHPKVLSASGVDPDRYQGFAFGMGLDRIAMLKYGIPDLRAFFEADLRWLRHYGFSALDLPTLAGGLS from the coding sequence ATGGAAGAGATCGCTACGCTGGAGCGGGAGATCCTGGCCGCCATAGGGGGGGCGGCTGACGAGCAGGCGCTCGAAGCCGCCCGCATCGCAGTGCTGGGCAAGAAGGGGTCGGTCGCCGAACTCATGAAGGGTCTCGGCGCCATGAGTCCCGAGGAGCGCAAGACGCAGGGGCCCCTGCTGAACGGTTTGAAGGATCGCGTCACCGAGGCGCTGCTCCGTCGCCGCGACGCGCTCAAGGAGACGGCGCTAGATGCGCGCCTTGCCGCCGAAACCGTGGATGTCACCTTGCCAGTGCGGCCGGAAATGCGCGGCACCATCCATCCCGTGCGGCATGTCTATGACGAGGTCATCCAGATCTTCGGCGATCTCGGCTTCGCCGTCGCTGAAGGTCCCCATATCGAGGATGATTTCTACAATTTCACCGCGCTCAACATCCCGCCGGAGCATCCAGCGCGGCAAGAGCACGACACCTTCTATCTGCGCGAGCGTGCCGACGGCACCCGCAAGGTCTTGCGCACGCACACTTCTCCCGTGCAGATCCGCACCATGATGGCGCAGCAGCCGCCGATCCGGATCATCGCGCCTGGACGGACCTTCCGCTCGGACAGCGACCAGACCCACACCCCCATGTTCCACCAGATCGAGGGATTGGTCATCGACGAAACCACCCATCTCGGTCATCTCAAATGGGTTCTGGAGGAATTCTGCAAGGCCTTCTTCGAGGTGGACAAGGTCAAGATGCGGTTCCGCGCCTCGCATTTCCCGTTCACCGAGCCGTCCATGGAAGTCGATATCGGCTATGCCCGTGACGGTGCACAGATCCGCATCGGAGAAGGCGATAGCTGGCTCGAGATCCTCGGCTCCGGCATGGTCCATCCCAAGGTGCTGTCCGCCTCGGGCGTTGACCCCGACCGCTATCAAGGCTTCGCCTTTGGCATGGGGCTCGACCGCATCGCCATGCTGAAATATGGCATTCCGGATCTGCGGGCGTTCTTCGAAGCCGATCTCCGCTGGCTGCGCCATTACGGCTTCAGCGCCCTCGACCTGCCGACATTGGCGGGAGGACTGTCATGA